A window of Castanea sativa cultivar Marrone di Chiusa Pesio chromosome 1, ASM4071231v1 contains these coding sequences:
- the LOC142632872 gene encoding uncharacterized protein LOC142632872 yields MSRPEIDEVLFAYIAVANHVVSLVLIRDDNNVQRPVYYVSKSLHEAEVSYLPLEKAILAVVHATRRLPHYFQSHTVIVLTQLPLKSILRSADYTGRIAKWGTILGVFDIKYMPRTSIKGQVIADLVAEFVEPSVEENVKGSGMDEKSVGMILCKEPSLWKVYVDRATNQRGSGVGLVLVSPEEITFEKSLRLGFSATNNEAKYEALLAGMNMVHKMGGKVVQMFSDSQLVIGQVEGKLEM; encoded by the exons atgtctcggccagagattgatgaagttttgttcGCATATATTGCAGTGGCTAATCATGTCGTTAGCTTGGTTCTTATACGAGATGATAATAATGTacagaggccagtttattacgTAAGCAAGTCTCTGCATGAGGCTGAGGTGAGTTATTTACCATTGGAGAAAGCAATCCtggcagtggtgcatgctacgcgtaggcttcctcattactttCAATCTCATACAGTTATTGTTCTAACTCAACTCCCTCTTAAGTCTATACTTAGGAGTGCTGATTACACaggaaggattgccaaatggggtaccATCCTAGGAgtttttgatatcaagtatatgcctcgcacctctataaagggacaagTCATTGCGGACCTGGTGGCGGAGTTTGTTGAGCCCTCAGTAGAAGAGAATGTTAAGGGATCaggcatggatgaaaaatcagttggcatgatcttgTGCAAAGAACCTTCGTtatggaaagtgtatgttgacAGAGCaacaaatcaaagaggatctggggTGGGGCTCGTTTTGGTGTCCCCTGAGgaaattacttttgagaaatccctgagattgggattctcggccaccaataaTGAGGCAAAATATGAAGCTCTACTGGCCggaatgaacatggttcataagaTGGGCGGAAAAGtggtgcaaatgttctcggattcacaatTGGTAAtaggccaagtggaagggaagTTAGAG ATGTAG